The genomic segment GGTAACATGCCAATAACGATCCACTCCGGCATCGCATTTGAACGGCACATTTACCGGATAACTCTTGGGAGGAATGGAAAAACTTGTTTGCGCAAAAGTCGCATGACTCATGAAGAATGCCCCTAAGACAATGAGGCATAGTAAAATAGATAATCGCTTCATACGTATATCGTTTTATAGTTTTTAGATTCATCAGAGTTTAAACGTGATAGGCAGAGTGTATTCCACATTTACCGGTTTGCCATCCTGTGTACCGGGAATCCAACGAGGCATGGACTTCACTACGCGGACAGCTTCCTTATCCAAATAAGGATCTACAGACTTGGTAACACGAATATTTGAGATAGAGCCATCGCTCTTGACTGTAAATTTCACCAACACTTTGCCTTGTATTTTCTGTTCCTTGCAAACTGTCGGAAACTTTAGATTCTTTGATAAAAATTGTACCAATGCGGTGATACCACCGGGAAATTCCGGAGACACCTCTCTCTTGTTCTGGGAAACTTTTGCCATCGAAGGCAAATCATTGATAGTTCTTGCCTCATTTGCAGCCTGTGTATCCAAACAGTTGCCAATCAGCAGTGCGGATAGTAAACTGCTCAAAATAATTTGTTTTTTCATACAGTTTTATTATTTAATTATCAATACGTTACATTATTCATTTATTTGCGATAAAATCCGGAACTGTCGCGTCCCCATTTGCCGCCAAATTGGTCGGTGTAATCACACTCGCTATAGGGAGAATCTTGTGTAAGATGATATAATGTTCCAGAATCAGTAAAACTTGCTGTTTTCAAACCACTTGAACTGCTTGATGATGAACCGCTCCAAGACTCCGTCGCTCCCTTATGCAAGTCTTTAAAACCGAGAATACCCATAATAAGACCTATCCCGTTGCCTATACTGAATCCCCATTGGGCCATATCCCACATGGTACCAGAGTCTATCCAACCCAGCCAATCAAGAATAAAACCTACTGCCAATCCAATCGCTCCAACAATCAAACCTACAACCAGCATCAATGCGAAGAATTGTAACACAATCTTAATAATGTAGATGGCTATGCCTAAAAACAGTATCCACTTTATCGCTGTGAACCAAGCCGATTCTCCTTCGGAATCAAACAACCAAGAGGTTAAGTCCCATGACTCTTCTTTGGTGGAAGTACCCGCTTCGTCTGTTTCTGTTACGGCTTCCAGATACGATGCGCTGACATAACCCTGCCAGCCATTATAATTGATATTAGCCCATCCGTTTTCTATAGATACAACATCAATCACGTTATCCTTAGACAATTGTCCTAATAGTTTTCCGTTTTTATTGGCTGAAGCTCGTACATTAAGACCGTTGGGAGCGGTCACTCGATAATGATCTGCAAAAGATTGCGTACATAGGGAAAAATTAAGGATTAGAAACAAAACCCATTTAATAATGTTTCTGCTAACGAACATATTCTTCAGCATACAAATACTTTGCTGGCTATATCTGTTCATCATAAATTAAGACTCTTGCAGTCCCGTAGAGTCTGCTTGATTAAACCACGAAGCGTGGAACTGCAAATGCCACGTTCTAAGTCGGAGGTCGTAGGAATAACCTTTATTCAGAGTATGGTAATAGCAGCCCACGCTATAGCGTGAGAAACCAATTACGCTTTTCCCTCTGAATAGTCTTGAATTTCCTACGTTCCCGACTTCGAGATAAGCATAACGCTTCTTTCTTTTCTAATATGTCTTGGAAAGAGTTTCCTCAATCCGGCACAAAGGTAGTGAAATTTCATGAAACAGGACCTTATATACCGTGATTTTCTTAAAGTTATGAGTGGATTTTAAGTCTATTGTTCTAAAACCAATATTAAATAAACTGCAAGAAAGACAAATCTATTAAATAATGGGCTAACATTTTCTGAAAAACTCTGTAAGGATAGAAAAAATGTTTGAGATGTATGAACTCTTAAGAAAGGACGAAACTAAAAAACAAAAATATAGTATCTACTAATTTTAACAAGAATAGGTTTACTAATTTCCTATTTTACTATGATTAGTAAATACTATATTTAGTATCTGCTTATTTTCAGATAGTTATTATCTTATCAGAAGGGCAAATCCTCCTTTTCGTCCTGCGGAAAATCGGCGGGAGGAACGGGTACGCTGTCTGCACCGTTTACATCGTTGTCCGCTCCGGCTGCCGCATCCTCGCGTTTTCCGGTATTGATAAAGGCAATGCTTTCTGCCGTGATGGAGAGCTGTATCTGGCTCTCGCCGTTCTTGTCTTTCCACAGGGAAGATGACAGTGTACCGTCAACGAGTATGAGTCTTCCTTTCGTCAGATATTCGGACAAATGGATATGGTTGTCCTTGTTGCTGCGTACCCTTATCCAAGTGGTAGTGTTTTGTCCTCTTGAATAATCGTCAACGGCTATGTCCATAGCCATGAATGAGCCGTGTACTCCTGAAATAACCTGGCAGTCTTTGCCGATGCGTCCGATAGTGTGAACATGTAACATAATAGAAAATTGTTTGTGGCAAGGTGGTTGGTCCTGCGTTACCTAAACTGTTTATTTTTTCCCTTCTTTCGGTTCCTTTCTCTGCCTGAACCGTTCCGGGATTTTATAGATGCGGTACATGGCTGCCGGTAGAGCTTCATGCGACGGCTTTTCTTGCCAATTACTCTTCGTAGAAGGAAGAATTTGCAAGAAATGCACTTCAAGCCGCCGGATCAAGCGCGGCAGCCGACCTTTGCATCTGAAAAACCGGACGGCGACGGCAGAGAGGAGACCGTAGAGATTATACCTATAACTGATATAAAAGGAAGAGGGCTTCGCCAAAGTATAAGAGCAGAGGGAAAGAGAGAGGTATAAAAGGAAGCCGACAACGGAGTTGCGGTATTTATAAACGGATATCGTGCCCTCCGCCAATGGTGTTGCCATAGGCACGATTCCCGTTTATAGCCAGTTTTGACCGGGCCGGTATCTTAAAGAGAGGAAGGCAGCAAATCCCCCATCCTCTGTTCCGGCATAGTGCAAAATCCACGAACGATAGTATCTTCGTTTACACCTTCAAGTCTGGCGAACATTTGCAACGCGTCAAATCCACAGTCGAACTGTTCCATGCTGACAGCGGGGGCAAAATGAACAATACCGTGGGGATAGCTTTTCGAGACACCTATCCACCCACGCAAATAATCATCGAAGCGTCCTTCCGCTTGTGACGCATGGAACTCTTGAGCATGGGAGCTGCAAATGCTTTTGCCGTACATTTCATCTCCTAAAATTAAAGTTCCCGTTTGCGGATTGTACATAAAACGCCGATTGGTTATCTGAAGAATATCTATGATTTCCCGTTTGACGTCGATAACCATCAGGATTTTTTCAACCTGCCGTTTTGTGCGTTTGCCTGTTTTACAGTTTTTCTTGTCCATCTCTTGTCTTTTATGTGAAACATCTGTTTTTTACCCTTTTTTCGGTTCTTTTCTCTGCCTGAACCGTTCCGGGATTTTACAGATGCGGTACACGACTGCCGGCAGGGCTTCATACGGCGGTTTTCCCGGCCAATTACTCTTTCGCAGAAAGGAAGAATTTGCAGGGAATGCACTTCAAGCCGCCGGATCAAGCGCGGCAGCCGACCTTTGCAGCTGGAAAACCGGACGGCGATGGCGGAGAGGAAACCGGAACAGGCCGGTAAATATGATGGTAAAAAGGGGGGTACGGCCTTGCCGGATATAAATGCAGGAGAAAATGAAATAGAAAAGAATGCGGCTTGGGCGGGTCAAGCAAGGGTCTGCCGGGGCAAACACGAACGGGATTCTCCTTATCCGCTCCACGCCTGAATTTCGACCGGGCGGAATGAAAGCGCGGGGCGGATAAGAAGTATCGCTGTTTGCCCTTGACGTGGCAGGTCACAAGGGAAAGATACGGAACAGGAGGCGGAAAGTCCGAAACCAGCGGCATAAAGACCGGTCGGGCTGTGGAATACCGTGTTGTTTCGACAGGTCGAAGCTCCGGCATGGAACGGCACGATCCGGGCTGCCGCCGGTTTGGAACGGCCTCCCGTCCCTTTCCTTGACGACTTGTTACGGCACAGACTTCCAACTGTTTACGGGGTTGGGAAAGCCGACGTATAACAGGGAAAACAGCCTGAAGGTAAAAAAGGAGATAATCGTGCTATAAAAGGTATCGGTTGCCCTGCAATCTGTCCGAAAGGCATTCGCCCTTCGGACAGACCACAGAGGTTACAGGCTTATAGTTTGGGCTTGTTCTTCGGGAGAATGGGACAAGAGAGTATTATTCTGTAAAATGACCCCAGCTCGGTCTTTACCGGGTCTTTCGATACCAAGAATGTCGCGCTCTCCTTGACTTTCGCTATATCCAAAATGGTCTTACAGATGTACTTATTCCTCAAGCGTGTTCCTCCCCTGTTGAACTGCAGCGGGAAACCTTGTTTGTCGGCGGTCTTGTGCAGAAACCATTCTTTGGGATTGTTCTCGTCATGGGCAAACTCCAGACGGTCATTCATCGTGATATTCATTTCTTTTGCCAGTTTGGTGGATAGACCCGCATTTCATGTTCAATAACTTCAGCATTCTGTCCGAACTGATAGTGGAAAACCGTACATTGGCGGAACGCTTCCTTGAGAATCTGTCGAGCGTTTACCGTTACGTCATCCAAAACTTGAAGCGCGACACCGTGCCGGTAAGCGAAGAGTTGGATTTCCTGCGTTCCTACCTCTACTTGATAGGGATGCGCTACGAGAATGCCATAAGCGTCGATGTGGATGAACAACTGGAGCGGACAGACGGCCGGATTCCCCCCGTCTGCCTCCAGCTGCTGGTAGAAAACGCCATCAAACACAACCGCTTGTCGGTACACCAACCGCTGCATATTCACGTCTTTCGGGAAGGAAACCACATTGTGGTGAAAAACGACCTTTGCCCCGTGTCGTCCGACCTGTCATCTACCGGTATCGGACAACGGAACATCATCGAGCGTTACTTCCTGTTGTGCGAGGAAAAGCCTGTCATCAAGAAAAGCGAACATTCATATATAGTCAAATTACCTATTATACCCGACGATTATGCACATCCTGATCATAGAAGATGAAAAACGGAACTTCAACCGGCTGAAAAGGCTGTTGGAAGAAATCGACGGCACATTCCGCATCGACGGGCCGTTGGCAAGCATTGTGGAGGCGGTGGAATGGCTACAGGCACATCCTGCCCCGGAGCTTATATTCGCTGACATCCGCCTGTCCGACGGCCTGAGTTTCGAC from the Bacteroides eggerthii genome contains:
- a CDS encoding energy transducer TonB; protein product: MKKQIILSSLLSALLIGNCLDTQAANEARTINDLPSMAKVSQNKREVSPEFPGGITALVQFLSKNLKFPTVCKEQKIQGKVLVKFTVKSDGSISNIRVTKSVDPYLDKEAVRVVKSMPRWIPGTQDGKPVNVEYTLPITFKL
- a CDS encoding SH3 domain-containing protein codes for the protein MMNRYSQQSICMLKNMFVSRNIIKWVLFLILNFSLCTQSFADHYRVTAPNGLNVRASANKNGKLLGQLSKDNVIDVVSIENGWANINYNGWQGYVSASYLEAVTETDEAGTSTKEESWDLTSWLFDSEGESAWFTAIKWILFLGIAIYIIKIVLQFFALMLVVGLIVGAIGLAVGFILDWLGWIDSGTMWDMAQWGFSIGNGIGLIMGILGFKDLHKGATESWSGSSSSSSSGLKTASFTDSGTLYHLTQDSPYSECDYTDQFGGKWGRDSSGFYRK
- a CDS encoding single-stranded DNA-binding protein translates to MLHVHTIGRIGKDCQVISGVHGSFMAMDIAVDDYSRGQNTTTWIRVRSNKDNHIHLSEYLTKGRLILVDGTLSSSLWKDKNGESQIQLSITAESIAFINTGKREDAAAGADNDVNGADSVPVPPADFPQDEKEDLPF
- a CDS encoding sensor histidine kinase, yielding MFNNFSILSELIVENRTLAERFLENLSSVYRYVIQNLKRDTVPVSEELDFLRSYLYLIGMRYENAISVDVDEQLERTDGRIPPVCLQLLVENAIKHNRLSVHQPLHIHVFREGNHIVVKNDLCPVSSDLSSTGIGQRNIIERYFLLCEEKPVIKKSEHSYIVKLPIIPDDYAHPDHRR